In Acanthochromis polyacanthus isolate Apoly-LR-REF ecotype Palm Island chromosome 15, KAUST_Apoly_ChrSc, whole genome shotgun sequence, a single genomic region encodes these proteins:
- the sertad2b gene encoding SERTA domain-containing protein 2b, giving the protein MFGKGAKRKLDEDEEGLEGKTLEASVAGGGLGVSPEGLSKVSYTLQRQTIFNISLMKLYSQRPLGEPSLERRVLINNMLRRIQDELKQEGSLRPLLLPPSPPPDDPMDEGFREAPPSFGVLSAAATAQVSQPSALLMPVIAPPPSPHPMVPPNCQASQACSNRVEACLAPLEACLTPASLLEEDGGDSAFCAPSPPTPPLSPPPAQPPLSALLSQASPSVPVPVLSNDDFPSTLSDMELGPPTAITRTAAANTTTMTTSPAPTPSTQPPLLAPLSPSPTGSPRDCRTMGAKPEAAGVFLVEGRCAELRSMDALPTLPPGGLVDISSSPPSSSSPSGFLSDLALDDVLFADIDTSMYDFDPCTTAGAVGMTAGGGLAKLPQVVTADDLLKSLASPYSGPTPQVSANQPFKIDLTELDHIMEVLVGS; this is encoded by the coding sequence ATGTTCGGTAAAGGTGCGAAGCGGAAGCTGGACGAGGATGAAGAGGGGCTGGAAGGCAAAACGCTGGAGGCGTCGGTGGCGGGAGGGGGACTAGGCGTTTCTCCAGAAGGTCTTTCCAAGGTGTCCTACACTCTGCAGCGGCAGACCATCTTCAACATCTCCCTCATGAAGTTGTACAGCCAGCGGCCGCTTGGCGAGCCCAGCCTGGAGCGCCGTGTCCTCATCAACAACATGCTCCGACGCATCCAGGACGAACTCAAGCAGGAAGGCTCCCTGCGTCCGCTGCTCCTTCCGCCCTCACCACCACCCGATGACCCTATGGATGAGGGTTTCCGTGAGGCACCACCATCTTTTGGTGTTCTGTCAGCGGCTGCGACTGCACAGGTATCCCAGCCTTCTGCACTGTTGATGCCGGTGATCGCTCCGCCGCCTTCACCCCACCCAATGGTGCCTCCCAACTGCCAGGCATCACAGGCCTGCTCCAACCGTGTGGAGGCCTGTCTCGCCCCTCTGGAAGCCTGTCTCACTCCAGCCTCTTTACTCGAGGAAGATGGTGGAGATTCAGCCTTTTGTGCTCCCTCCCCGCCCACTCCTCCTCTGTCACCACCCCCAGCGCAGCCTCCCTTGTCAGCACTTCTGAGCCAGGCGTCCCCCAGTGTCCCTGTGCCTGTCTTATCCAATGACGATTTCCCCTCCACCCTGAGTGACATGGAGTTGGGTCCTCCCACAGCCATAACaaggacagcagcagctaatACTACGACCATGACTACCTCCCCAGCTCCCACACCTAGCACCCAGCCCCCACTTTTAGCACCCCTCTCCCCATCACCCACAGGCTCACCCAGAGACTGCAGGACCATGGGTGCTAAACCAGAGGCAGCTGGTGTTTTCCTAGTGGAAGGCCGCTGTGCTGAGCTCCGGTCAATGGACGCTCTACCCACACTGCCCCCTGGTGGCCTAGTAGAcatttcctcctctcctccctcctcttcttcaccctCGGGGTTTCTCTCAGACTTGGCACTGGACGATGTCCTGTTCGCCGATATCGACACGTCCATGTATGACTTTGACCCCTGTACGACCGCGGGGGCTGTGGGCATGACGGCAGGTGGAGGCCTTGCCAAACTGCCACAGGTTGTGACGGCAGACGACCTGCTCAAATCATTGGCGTCACCATACAGCGGCCCCACGCCCCAAGTTTCAGCCAATCAGCCTTTCAAAATTGATCTGACAGAACTGGACCACATCATGGAGGTATTGGTGGGCTCGTGA